In one Arachis duranensis cultivar V14167 chromosome 9, aradu.V14167.gnm2.J7QH, whole genome shotgun sequence genomic region, the following are encoded:
- the LOC107465599 gene encoding uncharacterized protein LOC107465599 gives MTDENNGKNLNYPTSLHYVHKEKMYGSKDVGDKTPTKKIEVHEIKDSTSDSPVGYLSNDFQRTIPSMMPNTQKDYGYGYGYYPNNYQLDGLTFRVNIPGFARIYLPNLPIELPFPNVELPFHTTHMIRNGYYIPGNYYQPIIPSSLLTQNKQYHNIQSFGYQPSSLSNIDNFEDGSIIRNRKIMRPSSEIDGRFFHMFPTKTYTMAYEDKTWYGDISKKNVKVNP, from the exons ATGACTGATGAAAATAatggaaaaaatttaaattatccaACATCATTGCATTATGTGCACAAAGAAAAGATGTATGGCTCTAAAGATGTAG GGGATAAAACTCCAACAAAAAAgatagaagttcatgagataAAAGATTCAACAAGTGACTCACCAGTTGGTTATCTATCCAATGACTTTCAACGAACCATTCCTTCTATGATGCCTAATACTCAAAAGGATTATGGTTATGGTTATGGTTATTATCCAAATAACTATCAATTGGATGGTTTAACTTTCAGGGTTAATATTCCTGGTTTTGCGAGAATATATTTGCCTAATTTACCGATTGAACTTCCATTTCCAAATGTTGAATTACCTTTCCATACCACTCATATGATTCGTAATGGTTACTACATTCCTGGTAACTACTATCAACCTATTATTCCTTCTTCACTACTAACTCAGAATAAACAATATCACAACATTCAATCATTTGGATACCAACCTTCAAGCTTGTCAAATATTG ATAACTTTGAAGATGGAAGTATAATAAGAAATCGAAAAATTATGAGACCTTCATCAGAAATTGATGGGAGATTTTTCCATATGTTTCCAACAAAGACTTATACAATGGCATATGAGGATAAAACATGGTATGGAGATATTAGTAAGAAGAATGTGAAAGTCAATCCATAA